One window of Hymenobacter sp. BRD128 genomic DNA carries:
- a CDS encoding glycoside hydrolase family 43 protein — MKIFILLALFSSLACPGLRAQNPIIRDVFTADPAPLVYRDTLFLYTGHDTASVQETNYKMPDWRIYSTTDMVHWKDYGKRLSPKTFAWATGDAYAAQCVYHKGRFYWFVATFHKKDEHSQGGAAIGVAVADRPTGPFKDAIGKALIVNEMTTDKPHAWDDIDPTVFVDDDQQIYLYWGNGSCKWVRLKDNMTELASPITTFTPKNYIEGPWVYKRKKLYYLVYASAGTKPEMIEYCTAPSAAGPWTYRGIIQGNVPNSFTTHPGIVDYKGKSYFFYHNGALPTGGSYRRSICVDELQYNPDGTIKPIVQTTKGVKPVK, encoded by the coding sequence ATGAAAATTTTCATTCTCCTGGCTCTTTTTAGCTCGCTGGCCTGCCCCGGCTTGCGGGCCCAAAACCCCATTATCCGCGACGTGTTCACGGCCGACCCGGCGCCGCTGGTGTACCGCGACACGCTGTTTCTGTACACCGGCCACGACACGGCTTCGGTGCAGGAAACCAACTACAAGATGCCCGACTGGCGCATCTACTCCACCACCGACATGGTGCACTGGAAGGACTACGGCAAGCGCCTGTCGCCCAAGACCTTCGCCTGGGCTACCGGCGATGCCTACGCGGCGCAGTGCGTGTACCACAAGGGCAGATTCTACTGGTTCGTGGCCACGTTTCACAAGAAAGATGAGCACAGCCAGGGCGGCGCGGCCATCGGCGTGGCCGTGGCGGACCGGCCCACCGGCCCGTTTAAGGATGCCATCGGCAAGGCGCTCATCGTCAATGAAATGACTACCGACAAGCCGCACGCCTGGGACGACATTGACCCCACGGTGTTTGTGGACGACGACCAGCAGATTTACCTGTACTGGGGCAACGGCAGCTGCAAGTGGGTAAGGCTCAAGGACAACATGACGGAGCTGGCTAGCCCCATTACCACCTTCACGCCCAAAAACTACATCGAAGGCCCGTGGGTGTACAAGCGCAAAAAGCTATACTACCTCGTGTACGCCAGCGCCGGCACCAAGCCCGAAATGATAGAGTACTGCACGGCCCCCAGCGCCGCCGGGCCGTGGACGTACCGGGGCATTATTCAGGGAAACGTGCCCAACAGCTTCACGACCCACCCCGGCATCGTCGACTACAAGGGCAAGAGCTATTTCTTCTATCACAACGGCGCGCTGCCCACCGGCGGTAGTTACCGGCGTTCCATTTGCGTCGATGAACTGCAGTATAACCCCGACGGCACCATCAAGCCCATTGTGCAGACTACCAAGGGGGTAAAGCCGGTAAAGTAG
- a CDS encoding family 43 glycosylhydrolase, which translates to MKRGDWYYLYAAEGGTSVNHTEVVFRSQAPLGPFVPYEHNPILSQRELPRDRKNPITSAGHAQFVEGPDGKTYAIFLAVRPYEDNYYNTGRETFIVPVEWKDGWPVTVPGPSGVQYSYRANFPEVKLPGARPQSGNFAYTLTFERQLDPALLFLRTVDSSSFSLGKAKGLTLKLKPATVAETGSPAFIGKRQQHLYCTAETELTFAPKAANEKAGLVIFQDEKHFYYLCKSVDNGKPLLQLYKSTADAKQPERLAEAPLKSATASVQLRIQAQADAYSFSFSENGKAWTVLKDKVDGKFLSTQVAGGFIGCLFGMYATSSGQPTTNTAAFKWLKYEGNDPMYKKAQ; encoded by the coding sequence ATGAAGCGCGGCGACTGGTACTACCTCTACGCGGCCGAGGGTGGCACGTCGGTGAATCACACGGAGGTGGTATTCCGCAGCCAGGCGCCGCTCGGGCCGTTTGTGCCCTACGAGCACAACCCCATTCTTTCGCAGCGCGAGCTGCCCCGCGACCGCAAAAACCCCATTACCTCGGCCGGGCACGCGCAGTTTGTGGAGGGGCCCGATGGCAAGACCTACGCTATTTTTCTGGCCGTGCGGCCCTACGAGGATAATTATTACAATACTGGGCGCGAGACGTTTATCGTGCCCGTGGAGTGGAAAGACGGGTGGCCAGTAACGGTGCCCGGCCCCAGCGGCGTGCAGTACAGCTACCGGGCCAATTTCCCGGAGGTGAAGCTGCCCGGTGCCCGGCCGCAGAGCGGCAATTTTGCCTACACCCTCACTTTTGAGAGGCAGCTCGACCCGGCGCTGCTGTTTCTGCGCACGGTCGATAGCAGCAGCTTTTCGCTGGGCAAGGCCAAGGGCCTCACCCTGAAGCTCAAGCCCGCAACGGTGGCCGAAACCGGTAGTCCGGCCTTTATTGGCAAGCGGCAGCAGCACCTGTACTGCACCGCCGAAACGGAGCTGACATTTGCCCCCAAGGCGGCCAATGAGAAGGCGGGCCTGGTTATCTTCCAAGACGAGAAGCACTTCTATTACCTCTGCAAATCGGTGGACAACGGCAAGCCGCTGCTCCAACTCTACAAGAGCACCGCCGATGCCAAGCAGCCGGAGCGACTGGCCGAGGCGCCGCTCAAGTCGGCCACGGCTAGCGTGCAGCTGCGCATTCAGGCCCAGGCCGACGCCTACAGCTTCAGCTTCTCGGAAAACGGCAAGGCGTGGACGGTGCTCAAAGATAAGGTGGATGGTAAGTTTTTGAGCACGCAGGTGGCGGGCGGCTTCATCGGCTGCTTGTTTGGCATGTACGCCACCTCGTCGGGTCAGCCCACGACAAATACGGCCGCTTTTAAGTGGCTCAAGTACGAAGGCAACGACCCGATGTATAAAAAGGCGCAATAA